The Lactuca sativa cultivar Salinas chromosome 2, Lsat_Salinas_v11, whole genome shotgun sequence genome includes a window with the following:
- the LOC111888343 gene encoding uncharacterized protein LOC111888343, producing the protein MAGASQHMSASGSQLVDLVDVSKLNLMVDHPNGTSAKINKIGNMNFSNSVSLTDVFVIPDFHVNLLSIHKLCKENKCKVTFDENHSFVKGSLYMETGLGLIHQTSCVHTPQQNGVVERKHMHHLNISRSLTPLSVLNGKTPYEMIYKSFPAYDKIRVFGCLCFATILNNHDKFSERDVKFYNTIFLFKMNSFSDEASQLHKFSSSNNNNWWDPFFNDETLSSESLIDVQFDSVSGRSYQDGELNINQPSNTTDASQDGISNFGALDSAQDGTKSYGMHNLKPGMTTSETLGSYKENIGPSNSLNDQSLNNRSSNCKYKYGIEKSVNSSFLSFENKCFATNLNKTIEPQSYYEDAMDPNWVERVKARLVANRYNQRDKIDYEESFSPVAKMLDINNAFLYGELDEDAYMSLPLGYYSKDDTLVCKLTINDCSLFLLVYLDDIILTSNNIDEINLVKDFFKI; encoded by the exons ATGGCAG GAGCCAGTCAACATATGTCTGCTTCTGGATCACAACTTGTTGATCTTGTTGATGTTTCCAAGCTCAACCTTATGGTTGATCATCCTAATGGAACTTCTGCGAAGATTAACAAAATAGGAAATATGAATTTTTCTAATTCTGTATCCTTAACTGATGTTTTTGTAATACCTGACTTCCATGTTAATCTTCTCTCTATTCATAAGCTTTGTAAGGAAAACAAATGTaaagtcacctttgatgaaaATCATAGTTTTGTCAAGGGTTCATTGTACATGGAAACTG GCTTG ggTCTTATTCATCAAACTTCATGTGttcatactccacaacaaaatggtgttgtggaGAGGAAACACATGCATCATCTTAACATTTCTAGATCCTT aacacctttatCTGTTTTGAATGGGAAAACTCCTTATGAAATGATATATAAGAGTTTTCCTGCTTATGATAAGATTAGAGTCTTTGGGTGCTTATGTTTTGCAACAATTCTAAATAATCATGATAAATTTTCTGAAAG GGATGTGAAGTTCTATAACActattttcctttttaaaatgAATTCCTTTTCTGATGAAGCATCTCAGTTACATAAGTTCTCTAGCTCTAATAATAACAATTGGTGGGACCCTTTTTTCAATGATGAAACACTTTCTTCTGAAAGTCTTATTGATGTTCAGTTTGATAGTGTCTCTGGTAGAAGCTATCAGGATGGTGAGTTAAATATAAATCAACCTTCAAATACAACTGATGCTAGTCAGGATGGTATCTCTAATTTTGGTGCACTTGACTCTGCTCAGGATGGTACTAAGAGTTATGGTATGCACAATTTGAAACCTGGTATGACTACTTCTGAAACACTTGGGAGTTATAAGGAAAACATTGGTCCTTCTAATTCTCTTAATGATCAGTCTTTAAATAATAGAAGTTCTAATT GCAAGTATAAGTATGGAATTGAGAAATCTGTGAATTCATCTTTTTTGAGTTTTGAAAATAAATGTTTTGCTACTAATCTAAATAAAACTATTGAACCTCAATCTTACTATGAAGATGCCATGGATCCTAATTGG GTTGAGAGGGTTAAGGCTAGGTTAGTTGCCAATAGATATAATCAGAGAGATAAGATTGATTACGAAGAATCTTTTTCTCCGGTTGCCAAAATG TTAGATATTAATAATGCTTTCCTTTATGGCGAATTAGATGAAGATGCATATATGTCTTTGCCTCTTGGTTACTATAGTAAGGATGATACCCTAGTTTGTAAATT AACCATAAATGATTGTTCTCTTTTCTTACTTGTTTATCTGGATGATATCATCCTTACTAGTAACAACATTGATGAAATTAATCTTGTTAAGGATTTTTTTAAGATctaa